Proteins encoded within one genomic window of Gigantopelta aegis isolate Gae_Host chromosome 2, Gae_host_genome, whole genome shotgun sequence:
- the LOC121384015 gene encoding tubulin alpha-2/alpha-4 chain-like isoform X2 yields MPSDKTIGGGDDSFNTFFSETGAGKHVPRAVFVDLEPTVVDEVRTGTYRQLFHPEQLITGKEDAANNYARGHYTVGKEIVDVILDRIRKLADQCTGLQGFLIFHSFGGGTGSGFSSLLMERLSVDYGKKSKLEFAVYPAPQISTAVVEPYNSILTTHTTLEHSDCAFMVDNEAIYDICRRNLDIERPTYTNLNRLIAQIVSSITASLRFDGALNVDLTEFQTNLVPYPRIHFPLATYAPVISAEKAYHEQLSVAEITNATFEPANQMVKCDPRHGKYMACCMLYRGDVVPKDVNAAIATIKTKRTIQFVDWCPTGFKVGINYQPPTVVPGGDLAKVQRAVCMLSNTTAIAEAWARLDHKFDLMYAKRAFVHWYVGEGMEEGEFSEAREDLAALEKDYEEVGVDSVEGEGEEEGGDEY; encoded by the exons ATGCCGTCCGACAAGACGATTGGGGGAGGGGACGACTCTTTTAACACGTTCTTCAGCGAGACCGGGGCGGGCAAGCACGTCCCCCGGGCGGTTTTCGTTGATTTGGAGCCAACCGTTGTAG ATGAGGTTCGTACCGGCACCTACCGCCAGTTGTTCCACCCGGAGCAGCTCATCACCGGCAAGGAGGACGCCGCCAACAACTACGCCCGCGGCCACTACACCGTGGGCAAGGAGATCGTCGACGTCATCCTCGACAGGATCCGTAAGCTGGCCGACCAGTGCACCGGTCTCCAGGGATTCCTCATCTTCCACAGTTTCGGCGGAGGAACCGGTTCGGGTTTCTCCTCCCTGCTCATGGAGAGACTCTCCGTCGACTATGGAAAGAAATCTAAGCTGGAGTTCGCAGTATACCCAGCCCCTCAG atCTCCACGGCTGTTGTCGAACCCTACAACTCCATCCTGACCACCCATACCACCCTGGAACACTCCGACTGCGCCTTCATGGTCGACAATGAGGCCATCTACGACATCTGTCGACGAAACCTTGACATTGAGCGCCCGACCTACACCAACCTCAACAGACTTATTGCGCAGATCGTCAGTTCCATCACCGCCTCTCTCCGCTTCGACGGGGCCCTCAACGTCGACTTGACAGAGTTCCAGACCAACTTGGTGCCCTACCCACGTATCCACTTCCCCCTGGCCACCTACGCCCCGGTCATCTCCGCCGAGAAGGCCTACCACGAACAGTTGTCTGTTGCTGAGATCACCAACGCAACCTTCGAGCCTGCCAACCAGATGGTCAAGTGCGATCCTCGTCACGGAAAGTACATGGCCTGCTGCATGCTGTATCGTGGTGACGTCGTGCCCAAGGACGTCAACGCCGCTATTGCCACCATCAAGACCAAGAGGACCATCCAGTTCGTCGACTGGTGTCCTACTGGGTTCAAGGTCGGCATCAATTACCAGCCGCCCACCGTCGTCCCGGGAGGTGACTTGGCCAAGGTCCAGCGTGCCGTCTGCATGTTGAGCAACACGACCGCCATCGCCGAGGCGTGGGCGCGTCTCGACCACAAGTTCGACCTGATGTACGCCAAGCGCGCCTTCGTCCACTGGTACGTCGGTGAGGGTATGGAGGAGGGAGAGTTCTCGGAGGCTCGCGAGGATCTTGCTGCCCTGGAGAAGGACTACGAGGAGGTTGGCGTCGACTCTGTGGAGGGCGAGGGTGAAGAGGAGGGTGGTGACGAATATTAA
- the LOC121384015 gene encoding tubulin alpha-2/alpha-4 chain-like isoform X1, which yields MRECISIHVGQAGVQIGNACWELYCLEHGIQPDGQMPSDKTIGGGDDSFNTFFSETGAGKHVPRAVFVDLEPTVVDEVRTGTYRQLFHPEQLITGKEDAANNYARGHYTVGKEIVDVILDRIRKLADQCTGLQGFLIFHSFGGGTGSGFSSLLMERLSVDYGKKSKLEFAVYPAPQISTAVVEPYNSILTTHTTLEHSDCAFMVDNEAIYDICRRNLDIERPTYTNLNRLIAQIVSSITASLRFDGALNVDLTEFQTNLVPYPRIHFPLATYAPVISAEKAYHEQLSVAEITNATFEPANQMVKCDPRHGKYMACCMLYRGDVVPKDVNAAIATIKTKRTIQFVDWCPTGFKVGINYQPPTVVPGGDLAKVQRAVCMLSNTTAIAEAWARLDHKFDLMYAKRAFVHWYVGEGMEEGEFSEAREDLAALEKDYEEVGVDSVEGEGEEEGGDEY from the exons Atg AGGGAATGCATTAGTATCCACGTGGGACAGGCCGGAGTCCAGATCGGCAATGCATGCTGGGAGTTGTACTGTCTGGAGCACGGAATTCAGCCTGATGGACAGATGCCGTCCGACAAGACGATTGGGGGAGGGGACGACTCTTTTAACACGTTCTTCAGCGAGACCGGGGCGGGCAAGCACGTCCCCCGGGCGGTTTTCGTTGATTTGGAGCCAACCGTTGTAG ATGAGGTTCGTACCGGCACCTACCGCCAGTTGTTCCACCCGGAGCAGCTCATCACCGGCAAGGAGGACGCCGCCAACAACTACGCCCGCGGCCACTACACCGTGGGCAAGGAGATCGTCGACGTCATCCTCGACAGGATCCGTAAGCTGGCCGACCAGTGCACCGGTCTCCAGGGATTCCTCATCTTCCACAGTTTCGGCGGAGGAACCGGTTCGGGTTTCTCCTCCCTGCTCATGGAGAGACTCTCCGTCGACTATGGAAAGAAATCTAAGCTGGAGTTCGCAGTATACCCAGCCCCTCAG atCTCCACGGCTGTTGTCGAACCCTACAACTCCATCCTGACCACCCATACCACCCTGGAACACTCCGACTGCGCCTTCATGGTCGACAATGAGGCCATCTACGACATCTGTCGACGAAACCTTGACATTGAGCGCCCGACCTACACCAACCTCAACAGACTTATTGCGCAGATCGTCAGTTCCATCACCGCCTCTCTCCGCTTCGACGGGGCCCTCAACGTCGACTTGACAGAGTTCCAGACCAACTTGGTGCCCTACCCACGTATCCACTTCCCCCTGGCCACCTACGCCCCGGTCATCTCCGCCGAGAAGGCCTACCACGAACAGTTGTCTGTTGCTGAGATCACCAACGCAACCTTCGAGCCTGCCAACCAGATGGTCAAGTGCGATCCTCGTCACGGAAAGTACATGGCCTGCTGCATGCTGTATCGTGGTGACGTCGTGCCCAAGGACGTCAACGCCGCTATTGCCACCATCAAGACCAAGAGGACCATCCAGTTCGTCGACTGGTGTCCTACTGGGTTCAAGGTCGGCATCAATTACCAGCCGCCCACCGTCGTCCCGGGAGGTGACTTGGCCAAGGTCCAGCGTGCCGTCTGCATGTTGAGCAACACGACCGCCATCGCCGAGGCGTGGGCGCGTCTCGACCACAAGTTCGACCTGATGTACGCCAAGCGCGCCTTCGTCCACTGGTACGTCGGTGAGGGTATGGAGGAGGGAGAGTTCTCGGAGGCTCGCGAGGATCTTGCTGCCCTGGAGAAGGACTACGAGGAGGTTGGCGTCGACTCTGTGGAGGGCGAGGGTGAAGAGGAGGGTGGTGACGAATATTAA